atcacacacacatacgcacgcactcacacacacacaacagaaacatGGTTACAGCCGTGATGTTGACAGTTTTATCAGAAATACTGTTGGGTGGTGGTAACGTTTGTCTTTGTCCTGGCGGTGAGACAGACAAACAGTCTACATATACATCGGACACATTTTCCTTCTCGTGAATCACTCACGCTGCTACCTGATCTCCAGTGAGGTAACAGGGATCATTGATTCAGGTGAGTCAAGATGGCTGCGGCCAAATTGGggttacaaaacaaaaacacatcctGTACATGCAGTCACCGCTAGGGGGTGTGCTCTGTGAAGGCTGGTGTCCAATCTTCTTCTGCTCTGGAGACTTGTGCTACTCTGGCTTAGAATAACAAACCACCGAACaagtacaaacagaaaaaaacggATACGACTGCACATGTCTGTCTCTAACCGAGGACACAGTCAGTCCGAAACCCTCGCAGATACAGACTTGGGGTTGAGAGCTGTCAGACCAGTCTGGCTCGAGGTGTTCCAGCCATTGTTCGAAAGGCTCAGCTTTACTGCCACGTTTAAAGCACTGCATATGAAGTAGATTGAAGCACTGACTGCATaggtttttaaatacagtacattgGATTTCATGAGCAGCAGCCTTTGCCAACCGTTTCTTGATGCGTCCAGGCCTCTAGTAGCAGGTGCGTGTACGCCGAAGGCTGCGTGGTGGTCGGTAGAGGACGTTTGTGGGATTCTCATCTACATTCCATTCTTCAGTTCAGCTGTTCGATCTTACCTTTCTCACTCACATATAACCCCGAACAAATCTGACAGGTGCTGCtataaataaaagttgttcCATCAGGAGGGCGCTGTTTGCACAGTATTTCCCCCACCTGAGACCTTGTGAGCCTGAATGCATCCCCCGACCCCGACCCCTATACAAGTCATTCAGGTCTGCGAGAAAAAGGGAGTGAGGGAAGGCACGAGGGAGTGAACGGCTTTTTGAAATGGATAACTTCCCTGTATGGAGCAGCACAAGCCCTGCGGCTCAAAAAGGTCAGAGGTGAAGCATGAAAGGGCTTCAAAccagaggtcacacacacacttatacacacacacttacacactcgCACGGCTCAGAGACGGAAGTGACTCAGCTTTTAAACACACGCACAAAATTGCACTGTACGCCTATTTCTCCTAAATTAGCTCCCTCTGCTTGTTTTACTCTGATCTGACTTGTGGCATTGCTTTCCTCCCGACTGATGACGTCAAGAAAAGGCGCGACCGATCCTTGGCCaaatttttaaaagaaacttgGCCATCAGACAGGCTTTGTTCCACTCAAAGCCAAACGGGGGGCAGGACTTTGAGATAAAGCGCTTTGGGGGAATTCAAACCAGTTCTTGTTATCAGTGCAGACGAGGAAGTCAAATCTcaatctgtttatgtgtgtaacCTCTACTcagaaattaaaaattaaaaaaagaaacataaaacaaaacgaAAACAACTGTGTagctttcttttcttcaatGCATCTGGTTTTAGTGTGCATATTGTTGACTGCACGTGTGACAGGTGGACAGGGGGCCTGTGCTAAGTGAGGATGATGGGGTTCAGGAATGGGTGGGGGTGCCAGGGGTGGGATTAAAGTTCAGTTCATGacagaagagggaaggaggggtggGGGAAGTGGTCGGGGAAGACGAGGGGCGGGAGTGACATCACAGGGAGACGAGGTCAGGAGTCCTCCGTGCCCGAGTCATCTTCGTCATAGCAACAGTCCTCGTCGTCATCCTCGTCGTCGTCCTCTAGGTCCTCGTCGTCGTAGTAATCATCGTATAACAGGTTGGAACCGTCGTCTGTGGGTGGGACTTGGGTGCGGACGCAGTACTCGTCCAACGTGATGGGAACCTTGACGCCGTCCCGCTCTGCGTCGGCTTTGGTAGCGAGCACCTGCTTCCTGTGAGGTGGAAAGAAACGAGAGAATGAGATAAGGCTTTGGCCCTGGTACTCTGTGTACTTGCAGCACTGACAAGCTCCCAAATTAAGTGGGAAGAGTGCTCTCTGCGTGTTTTTTTCAGGGTACCTGATGATCTCGATGTACTCTCTGTCCTTGCCCTTGCTGTCCCTCCACTTGCGGTACATGACGGACGCGTCCACGTTGGCCGGGGAAAAGGTGTTGGGCTCATTGAGCAGAGAGATCACGCTGAGCAGGATGGTCCtgagagagagtggagagagatTAAAATAGAGGAAAGGTGAAACAAAtacaggaggaggaacaggaaatggggggagggaagggaagagaaGGTGGAGGTAAGACGAGACAACAGACATTGAGAACACGGGACAAAGAGGTGTACAGAGacggaaaaaaacaaagacagatggacagagaggaggagggtgggagATGAAGGTTAGGGTTTGACAACCAATCTGCTAAACTCCTGAACATCCATTTGTCTCTGCTGTCATCTGCTGAATTTAGCTCTCAACTCCAACAGTCACTCATTACAGATACtaacaaacattatttatacTTTACCAAGAGACTGATCAGCATATAAAGGGAGTAAACGGCTTGGCAGGTACAGTTTATCTGCTTCCTAAAACTTTTTTCATATGTGTGATCTTCCCCCAGTTCTCTCACAagctttcctctctctctacttgGACCAAACTGTGGgactgttttgtgtttgttgtactCAACCGGCTCGGGAGTTACAGAGGCATCATTTCTGTGAACACAGTTCTCTGCAGCTATGAGAGTTTGTGTATGTGAAGAATATAAACTGTACAAGAAAAAGCTGCAGGGGTTGAATAAATTAATGTGTGTCGAGTAAATATCTGAAATACAGAGTTATGAATTACACATCATGCTTGAAAACAACTGTCtaactttatattttaagcAGAGCCAGTACCTGCAGATTATAAACTACTTACAGTAGCATTACTGCCACTAGATCTTACATAAGTGGAGGGCGATAACAAATGGAGTAAAACCTGGGACGGAAatgttgtgtgtctgttgagTCGGtcagtttttaatcacattagCGATTTTAATAACAATGATCCGAATGATGTTTCTACTCAAAAGCTTACATTTCTCTGGTGAATTCTGGATTCAATCAGCCACTGAAAACATCCACAATGAAGACATTTCCAAAAAGCTGGTGCCTTCAGCTGCATTAGGACAATGCTTACTTTGGCAAACCAAAGATGACTAAGGAAACGTTTCAGGCTGCCTGTCATACCCCAACAAGGTCATTACTAGGATTATTTGAAATTCAGGGACACTGTATCAATATAAATCCTGCGAGGAAGGTAAGACTTGTGCTGGGGTTTGGATAGTGGAAGGAAGTACCTCTAGTAATGTTTAAAAACTGGCTACAAGCTGCAATTGACACTGACATGTTTTGCTCAGCCTTCAGCCTTTACTGATTGGTGAACGACGACATATGAGGAACAGTGTAGTTCTGTACACATCAGCATCAATGACAACACCCGCACACTGACTCCAAACCTTTTTTAACCTTGCTGTCCATGTCTCAGTCTACATATACTGGGAGGGAAAACATCATATCGCGTACCTGACGTTCTGTGTGGGGTTCCACCTCTCTGAGGGCAGCTCCCCGCTCTGTGGGTCGTCCACCGGTGGGTGCAGAATAGAGATGCACACATCCCCGTTCTAGTGGACACAAGATTATATATCAGCATGTTTAGATAATGTTTTAGTTACTACCACTTAGATGCAGTTTATACTTATAAATACAATATCAGGACACTTGTATACAGTCTTTATTAAATATCTTAATATATGAATGCtttctatattttataatatatttaatcttATATTTGGTTTTGTCTCAGCATTTTAAGGGTCGTTACCTCGTAAATGTTAGGGTGCCACATTTTGGTGAGGAAACGGAAAGCAGGTGGAGAGTACGGATAGTCGACGGGGAACTTGATCCGAGCCTGAGGGCGAGAGAGGATACATATTAGCAACATGAGAGGCAGGCTTCTTCCTTTCTGACAGACAAGTCATGACTACTTCACACCAAACTGTTACCATTTAGGAAAACCGTTTCCACTAGAGGACATATCCTTTATGTTTTTTCAGCACACTTGTGGTGTCACTTGCCTAAAGAAAAAGCTACAGTGCGTACTGGCTTGGCATCACACACAGAATACTTGTGCTAAAACTATCCTGCTGatggacacagacacactcgCAGTCTCCCAGGGCTGAATCCTATATGCAAGTCTGTACAatgccacatacacacacatacacacacagacagacagctgctgagGAGTGAGGGCTTCATTCTGAAAGCTTTTCTTAACAAAGACCTATGTTTGCAGCACCGGCGGCAATGAGAGGCTTCTGAATGAAACACCTCCGCAATCAGAGCAGATCAGCTTCAATGGTGATTGAGAGAAAACCTAAAAATAGTAGCTGTGGAGTCATGGCTAACCCTACTGAGGTGGCTGGGCACGGAGGAGCTAATGACAGTGTAATGTAATATGGTGTGCAGGGAGGGGGGCTCGCAGTGCATTCAGCTGCCGAGTGTGCGCAGCTTAGAGAAACACCGGGCGAGTGAGGGGGCTGGTTGGTTGGTGGTGTGAAGACATTGTGGGGGTTTGTCCTCTCCAGCTGTCACTGCAACCCAAGACAATCCAGTACTCACACCCGTGTTCTGCTATTATATGTGCTTGCACTAACACCACACTCACccacttcacacaaacacacacacacatactgtataaagaCAACTATGAGTTGTGTGTGAAGGACCCCTCCCTCCTGTTCCATAAGGCGTGCTATGGGAGGGATTggggggacacacacacacaccgactaCACTGATTACACACACGTCACTCACAGCATGAAACCTTCTGCTGATCCCCCGTCATacacaagcacacgcacacacacacacacttgcccaCATTTGCTGATTCGGCATGGTCAGCTGGTCCTCGCCACAGTGAACCAATgagcaggagggaggggagaTGGTGATGGGGTAGTAGTGGGAGGAGGTTGAAGAGGGGGGGGTGTTCAGTAAGAATAAAAGGGGGTTGTGCTCTATATAATAATACTTTTGCTCTAACATTAAGCTTTTATCCCTCTTTGCATGCACTGAAGCCTTTAACCCTGAACCAATCATCAACGCACAGAACCAGATGCTACGAGTGGGAGCGGTAATAGTCACAGAATCTGCTGTTGTTTACCGCACCCGTTAGAGCTGAATAAACCTGCTCTCACTGTATTAAAAGCAGAGCGGAGAGGAAACACTGACACAGTCCTGAGAGAATGCCGcttgtaggaaaaaaaaaaaaacacaaaacaaaaacaataaaatcccCGGGTCTGACGGACTCTGCCAGAAAGCTGGCGGCCCTCAGAGTGCAGGGTTCAAGCCAACATTGTACACATTACAGGCTGGCAGCAGTGCAGCACATAGcagccaggaggaggaggaggagggccaGGCGGCCACAGTGAGGGCTTGGTCTGTCTtccaaaacaatataaaagcaTCTAGATCATATCTGTGCACTGGCTGAGAACTGGACAAAGAAAATCCTAGCTTGTATAGTTAGGaaacctccctctctccatccgtCCACATCATGTCTGACTCACTTTTTTTGTTGACCTAATAAGAAACAGCTTGGCAGATacaggatttt
The Scomber scombrus chromosome 8, fScoSco1.1, whole genome shotgun sequence DNA segment above includes these coding regions:
- the cdc34a gene encoding cell division cycle 34 homolog (S. cerevisiae) a yields the protein MAQHGHHVASSQKALMLEMKSLQDEPVEGFKITLVDESDMYNWEVAIFGPPNTHYEGGYFKARIKFPVDYPYSPPAFRFLTKMWHPNIYENGDVCISILHPPVDDPQSGELPSERWNPTQNVRTILLSVISLLNEPNTFSPANVDASVMYRKWRDSKGKDREYIEIIRKQVLATKADAERDGVKVPITLDEYCVRTQVPPTDDGSNLLYDDYYDDEDLEDDDEDDDEDCCYDEDDSGTEDS